The window ATACGCTTTGAGTATTCCTTATACAAGGCCTTTGCCGCATCAAACACCTTAAAGATGTTCTTGCCCGTCAGTGTGGACGTGTATATCAGCGTAGGCTTGTTGAGGAACTGGAGGTGATGGTCAATGTCCTTAAAGAAGTCTTTGGCCTTTTCGTCCTTATTCTCAATGAGATCCCACTTGTTGGCAACGAGAATGACAGGTCTGCCTGATTCCCAGTTGTCGGCGATAACTTTAACGTCTCTGTCGGTAAGTCCTTCATCCGCATCTATAATACACACGGCAATGTCCGCACGCTCAACAGCGTCCTCCCAGCGGTGATAGCCGTATTTCTCTATCTTGTCCTTGAACATTATCTTCTTTTTACGGATACCTGCGGTGTCGATGAGGACATATTTCTGTCCGTCATATTCAAAGAAGGTGTCAACCGCATCACGGGTCGTGCCAGGGATGGGTGTGACTATCAGCCTGTCCTGTCCCAGCCATTTGTTTATCATGCTGGACTTGCCCACGTTGGGTCTTCCTGTGACGATGAGCTTGATTCTGCCCTCATAGGGGTCAGTTTTGTCGTGGTCATCGGGAATGAAGGTCACAACCTTGTCCAGAAGTTCGTCAACGTTACGACCGTGAGATGCGCTTATGCCGATTACTTCGTCAACACCAAGGCGGTAAAAGTCGTATGTGAGTGTCTCTTTGGCGTCCGTGTCCACTTTGTTCACAGCCACCTGAAAGGGCTTGCCTGTCTGGCGGAGAAGATCGATAACTATCTCGTCCAGCGGGTGTACACCCTCTACTCCGTCTGTCATAAGGATGAAGAAATCAGCCTCTCTCAGTCCGTGCATGAACTGAGCCTGCATCTCCTTTTTCAGCAGTTCTTCCTTGAGGTCGAACCCGGCGGTGTCAACAATTGCGAAGCGGTATCCCGCCCAGTCGGTGACAAACTCTATTCTGTCCCGGGTAACACCGGGCATATCGTCAACGATTGCTATCTTTTTTCCTGCCAGCCTGTTGAACAGGGTGGATTTGCCCACGTTGGGGCGGCCTATTATTCCTATAGTAAACATTATTCCTCTTCCGGTTTGCAGTAGCGTATCTTTTTTGGTGCGGACTCGCCGTCGGCGTTGACAGCGGTAACAGATATGTCCAGACAGCTCTTTATCTGTTTAGGGTATGCCACTGATGTTGCTTGTGTGGAAAAAGTTTCACATGAAACATTTACACACGCTTTCACATTGTAGCTCTGTGCTCTTTCCGAATCTGTCCATACGATGCGAATATCCCTGCCGATGTTCAGCACGCTGACTGTTGCAACGGCTGCGGGCGGCATAAGGGTTTTTTCAACGGGGACAGCGACTTCATAGGGAATGCCTTTGTTGCCCTCATAGTCTGTGAGGATGAGGGTGAAAGCGTTGTCCTTAACATCGCCTGCGGTGAATCTGAGGGTCTTTCCTCCGGTCTGTGCGATGGTCTTTCCGCCTGAATATGCATCGAAACGGGTGAAATTGTCCTGCGTGACTATTGTCA of the Seleniivibrio woodruffii genome contains:
- the der gene encoding ribosome biogenesis GTPase Der, which codes for MFTIGIIGRPNVGKSTLFNRLAGKKIAIVDDMPGVTRDRIEFVTDWAGYRFAIVDTAGFDLKEELLKKEMQAQFMHGLREADFFILMTDGVEGVHPLDEIVIDLLRQTGKPFQVAVNKVDTDAKETLTYDFYRLGVDEVIGISASHGRNVDELLDKVVTFIPDDHDKTDPYEGRIKLIVTGRPNVGKSSMINKWLGQDRLIVTPIPGTTRDAVDTFFEYDGQKYVLIDTAGIRKKKIMFKDKIEKYGYHRWEDAVERADIAVCIIDADEGLTDRDVKVIADNWESGRPVILVANKWDLIENKDEKAKDFFKDIDHHLQFLNKPTLIYTSTLTGKNIFKVFDAAKALYKEYSKRITTHKLQEVLEEAIQRHQPPVTRNRRVKFYFITQVGTCPPEFVIFVNYPDAVHFSYQRFIVNIIRAHHGFDGVPIKVHYRQRGESKNTPIGEY